Proteins encoded together in one Psychrobacter sp. 28M-43 window:
- a CDS encoding WG repeat-containing protein, which produces MLQRLLSKKQPHILSGLLPKISQYSVVVTMLSSALFLMPSAHAASCKIPKSYYKNVSCTASSSYFLAIKDFGAPVALIDKKGKRVVDLSRYQKVDADKLSDGLLPVLRNSRVGYLNMQGREVVPAMYDILTESQGWARPVSDGRIVVKKEGNYGVINTANSTVVSFSAAIDDIDNYRNGVARVRKGRATTWVDKNGNAANDPNAQNDTQAVNKSTSSNEKTSTASQSVPARFTTLQSRQQDGKWGFVDDNNVTMITYSFDEVRPFSEEYAGVRIGEEWGFVNLGGELVIPFRFANNGVNANDSYQGKPSFVFTGGKAWIGNLKNGNKMCIDKEGTGVACD; this is translated from the coding sequence ATGCTTCAACGATTGCTATCAAAAAAACAGCCACATATATTGTCTGGCTTGCTACCAAAAATATCGCAATACAGTGTCGTCGTGACGATGCTATCTAGCGCATTGTTTTTGATGCCTAGCGCACATGCCGCCAGCTGTAAAATCCCAAAAAGCTATTACAAAAACGTCTCCTGCACGGCCAGTAGCAGTTACTTTTTGGCGATAAAAGACTTTGGTGCGCCAGTGGCTTTAATCGATAAAAAAGGCAAACGAGTCGTTGATTTATCACGTTATCAAAAAGTCGATGCCGATAAACTATCAGACGGTCTGTTGCCTGTACTGCGCAACAGTCGCGTCGGTTATCTCAATATGCAGGGCCGCGAAGTCGTGCCTGCCATGTACGATATATTGACAGAGAGTCAAGGTTGGGCGAGGCCTGTATCGGATGGGCGTATCGTGGTAAAAAAAGAGGGTAACTATGGTGTGATTAACACAGCCAATAGTACCGTTGTCTCGTTTTCTGCAGCGATTGATGATATTGATAATTATCGTAATGGAGTGGCGCGTGTACGCAAAGGCCGTGCAACCACTTGGGTGGATAAAAACGGTAATGCAGCGAATGATCCAAATGCCCAGAATGACACTCAGGCAGTAAATAAATCTACTTCTTCTAACGAAAAAACTAGCACAGCATCACAGTCTGTACCAGCGCGTTTTACGACGCTCCAATCGCGTCAGCAAGATGGCAAATGGGGTTTCGTCGATGACAATAATGTCACCATGATTACGTACTCATTTGACGAAGTGCGTCCGTTCTCTGAGGAATATGCTGGGGTGCGTATCGGTGAAGAGTGGGGTTTTGTCAATTTAGGCGGTGAGCTGGTGATCCCTTTTCGCTTTGCTAATAATGGTGTGAACGCTAACGATAGCTATCAGGGCAAACCATCCTTTGTATTTACAGGTGGTAAGGCGTGGATTGGCAACCTAAAGAATGGAAATAAAATGTGTATAGATAAGGAGGGTACTGGCGTTGCTTGTGATTGA
- a CDS encoding DMT family transporter produces the protein MAIASTRSAPIGLVIGCIIFGLGSLIVAHVDIGGWAMSFWRLAVSGIVFAVLAKLMGQRMPKSRRAMFYALLSGAFLGLDLALWHESIYAVGPGISTLLNSLQIFFLAAIGFLYFNERQSIVQLISLFLAMIGVAMIGSPEFAHNTAATWGFVTGIVSGAMLAASMTFIRKTHDTEPTPIFMLMQLISIGGVLAMIIPMFVFDTGNILPNTWSEIGWVLIYGTVMQCLAWGLIAYSIPKLSLALTGLLLLTEPIAALVIDYSWLDKPINTLQWSGALLTMFAIYLGSLKPKPRALRRYRFFSRFYKRDYK, from the coding sequence ATGGCTATTGCTTCAACGCGATCTGCACCTATTGGCTTAGTCATTGGTTGTATCATTTTTGGATTGGGCAGCTTAATTGTCGCTCATGTCGATATTGGTGGTTGGGCCATGTCGTTTTGGCGATTGGCTGTTTCTGGTATTGTATTTGCGGTATTGGCTAAGCTAATGGGCCAACGTATGCCCAAATCAAGACGGGCCATGTTTTATGCGCTACTATCAGGGGCGTTTTTAGGATTGGATTTGGCGCTGTGGCATGAGAGTATTTATGCGGTTGGGCCTGGTATTTCGACGCTGCTTAATAGTCTGCAAATATTTTTCTTGGCCGCGATTGGGTTTTTGTATTTCAATGAGCGTCAGTCTATCGTGCAGCTTATTAGTTTGTTCTTAGCCATGATAGGCGTGGCGATGATAGGTAGCCCTGAATTCGCACACAACACCGCTGCGACTTGGGGTTTTGTCACTGGTATTGTATCGGGTGCCATGTTAGCAGCGTCAATGACCTTTATCCGAAAAACGCACGACACTGAACCGACACCTATATTTATGCTAATGCAACTGATTAGTATTGGCGGCGTCTTAGCCATGATTATACCGATGTTTGTATTTGACACAGGCAATATCCTGCCCAATACATGGTCTGAGATTGGCTGGGTGCTTATTTATGGTACGGTGATGCAGTGCTTGGCATGGGGATTGATTGCCTACTCTATTCCTAAGCTATCTCTAGCACTGACTGGACTGTTATTGTTGACTGAACCTATTGCAGCCCTTGTCATTGACTATAGCTGGCTGGACAAGCCGATTAACACTTTACAGTGGAGTGGCGCACTATTAACAATGTTTGCTATTTACTTAGGCTCATTGAAGCCAAAGCCACGCGCCCTTCGACGCTATCGGTTTTTTTCAAGATTTTATAAACGTGACTATAAGTAA